A stretch of the Fibrobacter sp. UWT2 genome encodes the following:
- a CDS encoding isoprenyl transferase, translated as MANQLRHVAIIMDGNGRWARSRGLERFLGHRKGTQATIDAVEVGVNLKLEHMTLYVFSSENWGRPSKEVDYLMNLLIEMVVKEIPDLMEKNVKLTVIGNMNRLPEKPRASLQSAIDKTANNTGMQLNLAISYGGRQEIVEAARSIAAQVASGAIKAEDIDETLFAKNLYLKGAPDPDLVIRTGGEFRLSNYLLWQAAYSEFYVTDTLWPDFTKEEFMKAVEFFNTRERRFGKVLHE; from the coding sequence GTGGCAAATCAGCTTAGACATGTAGCGATTATCATGGATGGCAACGGGCGTTGGGCTCGTAGCCGCGGTCTTGAACGTTTCCTGGGTCATCGTAAGGGAACCCAGGCGACGATTGACGCCGTCGAAGTGGGCGTGAACCTGAAGCTCGAACACATGACTTTGTATGTGTTCAGTTCTGAAAACTGGGGCAGGCCCAGCAAGGAAGTGGATTACCTGATGAACCTCCTGATTGAAATGGTGGTCAAGGAAATCCCCGACCTTATGGAGAAAAATGTAAAGCTTACGGTGATTGGAAACATGAACCGTCTGCCCGAAAAGCCGCGCGCAAGCTTGCAGTCCGCTATCGATAAGACGGCGAACAATACGGGCATGCAGCTGAACCTCGCTATCTCTTATGGTGGCAGGCAAGAAATTGTCGAGGCCGCTCGCTCCATTGCCGCTCAAGTCGCATCGGGCGCAATCAAGGCCGAAGATATCGACGAGACGCTCTTCGCTAAGAATTTGTATTTAAAAGGAGCTCCCGATCCGGATCTCGTGATTCGTACTGGGGGAGAATTCAGGCTTTCGAATTACCTGCTGTGGCAGGCTGCCTACAGCGAATTCTACGTAACGGATACGCTGTGGCCCGACTTTACCAAGGAAGAATTCATGAAGGCTGTCGAGTTCTTTAATACTCGAGAAAGACGTTTTGGAAAGGTGTTGCATGAGTAA
- a CDS encoding polysaccharide deacetylase family protein yields the protein MNYKKISIAALIAMGSSMVFAQDAEIATWAGFRKGAASFTFDDGAPSHVSDGGPLFDKYGYKATFNVVVNWNPDWSGFGNMAKNGHEIASHSNTHGQNMSGEEASSKQAIAGKIQQKYGIITVAYPNCNVPNKSAVLQNYVIGRICNGSWQSQPDMMGKDGPSDWAMASAIMTGSTGTNDFKGNMQKAVQQGGWISFLTHGFENKNNGSATYSPTPLSAIEDGLKWAQQNDKDIWVAPMGHVAMYIKERKASKVEVSNSGSSTTVKLTHSIKDNVSDYDYPLTLKVKYSGSTANVTQAGAKLEAKVEGGYVYFDAVPNAGDIVIAGEGSGPSPESSSSAEPPQSSSSEAKSSSSTNPWGPKSSSSKGEVDCNVNPFDASCHGMAIANELQNDFGLSVYRSSDNYIVVGGAKGMNITVFNSLGHQVRTTRGLGAVQKVYTGAKGVYIVKVGGKSFKVKL from the coding sequence ATGAATTACAAAAAGATTTCTATTGCTGCGCTGATTGCCATGGGTTCTTCCATGGTTTTTGCTCAGGATGCTGAAATTGCCACTTGGGCAGGCTTCCGCAAGGGCGCAGCGTCTTTCACGTTTGACGATGGCGCTCCGAGCCACGTGAGCGACGGCGGTCCGTTGTTCGACAAGTACGGCTACAAAGCCACATTCAACGTGGTGGTGAACTGGAACCCCGACTGGAGCGGTTTCGGCAACATGGCCAAGAACGGTCATGAAATCGCAAGCCACAGCAACACCCACGGCCAGAACATGAGCGGCGAAGAAGCTTCTTCGAAGCAGGCTATCGCAGGCAAGATCCAGCAGAAGTACGGCATCATCACGGTCGCCTATCCGAACTGCAATGTGCCGAACAAGAGCGCCGTGCTGCAGAACTACGTCATTGGCCGTATCTGTAACGGTTCCTGGCAGAGCCAGCCCGACATGATGGGCAAGGACGGTCCTAGCGACTGGGCAATGGCATCCGCCATCATGACTGGATCCACCGGCACGAACGATTTCAAGGGCAACATGCAGAAGGCCGTACAGCAGGGCGGCTGGATTTCGTTCCTTACCCACGGTTTCGAGAACAAGAACAACGGTTCCGCCACCTACTCGCCCACGCCGCTCAGCGCCATTGAAGACGGTCTCAAGTGGGCCCAGCAGAATGACAAGGACATTTGGGTGGCTCCGATGGGCCATGTCGCCATGTATATCAAGGAACGCAAGGCCTCCAAGGTTGAAGTTTCTAACAGCGGCAGTTCCACAACGGTTAAGCTGACTCACAGCATTAAGGACAACGTTTCCGATTACGACTACCCGCTCACCCTGAAAGTCAAGTACAGCGGCTCCACTGCCAATGTGACGCAGGCTGGTGCCAAGCTCGAAGCCAAGGTTGAGGGTGGCTACGTATACTTCGACGCAGTCCCGAATGCAGGCGACATTGTTATCGCTGGTGAAGGCTCTGGTCCTTCTCCGGAATCTTCTTCTAGCGCAGAACCGCCGCAGTCTTCTTCTAGCGAAGCCAAGAGCTCTTCTTCTACGAATCCGTGGGGTCCGAAGTCCTCTTCTAGCAAGGGCGAAGTGGATTGCAATGTCAATCCGTTTGATGCTTCTTGCCATGGCATGGCTATTGCTAACGAACTTCAGAATGACTTCGGTCTCTCCGTCTACAGATCCTCTGACAACTACATCGTGGTCGGTGGCGCTAAGGGCATGAACATTACCGTGTTCAACAGCCTCGGCCATCAGGTGCGTACCACTCGCGGTCTCGGTGCCGTGCAGAAGGTCTATACCGGCGCCAAGGGCGTGTACATCGTCAAGGTGGGCGGCAAGTCCTTCAAGGTTAAGCTTTAA
- a CDS encoding zinc ribbon domain-containing protein has product MEMKFCQSCGMPLTPEILGTNADGSKNEEYCIYCYKDGAFTGDFNMEQMVEFCSQFVDEFNKNTGKSLTREEYKAELRKYFPTLKRWRLPADQLPHATSPMKQKFIEEVNALNIKDMPTIDNLFVLQGSFINQEYKINGNSVKLLDDNASYWGNQVEKNGAEGRCYGIACDEHYILVSEYGKNGSDAELVVFKKR; this is encoded by the coding sequence ATGGAAATGAAATTTTGTCAGAGCTGCGGAATGCCGCTCACACCGGAAATCTTGGGCACTAACGCCGACGGCAGCAAGAACGAAGAATACTGCATCTACTGCTACAAAGACGGTGCATTCACCGGCGACTTCAACATGGAACAGATGGTCGAATTCTGCTCGCAGTTCGTCGATGAATTCAACAAGAACACCGGCAAGAGCCTCACCCGCGAAGAATACAAGGCGGAGCTTCGCAAGTACTTCCCGACGCTCAAGCGCTGGCGCCTCCCGGCAGATCAACTGCCGCATGCCACATCGCCCATGAAGCAGAAGTTCATTGAAGAAGTCAACGCGCTGAACATCAAGGACATGCCGACCATCGACAACCTATTTGTGCTGCAGGGCTCGTTCATCAACCAGGAATACAAAATCAACGGCAACAGCGTCAAGCTCTTGGACGATAACGCAAGCTACTGGGGCAACCAAGTCGAAAAGAACGGTGCCGAAGGCCGTTGCTACGGAATCGCCTGCGATGAACACTACATTCTCGTGAGCGAATACGGCAAGAACGGCTCCGATGCCGAACTCGTCGTATTCAAGAAACGATAA
- the purE gene encoding 5-(carboxyamino)imidazole ribonucleotide mutase, translating to MQINEVPNAKVGIVAGSKSDQETVDKITAVLDSFGIVWEYNILSAHRTPNATAKYAREAAGRGLQVLIGVAGLAAALPGVLAGHTILPVIGLPCAGGPLNGVDALHSIVQMPPGIPVATVGIGNGKNAGFLAVHIVALSDASVREKLVAYRKGLGDIEG from the coding sequence ATGCAGATTAATGAAGTTCCGAATGCAAAGGTCGGTATCGTTGCGGGTAGCAAGTCCGACCAGGAAACTGTAGACAAGATCACCGCCGTGCTCGACAGCTTCGGCATCGTGTGGGAATACAACATCCTCTCTGCACACCGCACCCCGAATGCGACCGCGAAGTATGCTCGCGAAGCCGCCGGGCGAGGCCTCCAGGTCCTCATCGGTGTTGCAGGCCTCGCTGCAGCCCTTCCGGGCGTGCTCGCAGGGCACACCATCCTTCCCGTTATCGGTCTGCCCTGCGCCGGCGGCCCGCTCAACGGCGTCGATGCTCTGCACTCTATCGTGCAGATGCCCCCGGGAATCCCGGTGGCCACGGTCGGCATCGGCAACGGCAAGAATGCCGGTTTCCTCGCCGTCCACATCGTCGCCCTTTCTGATGCAAGCGTCCGCGAAAAGCTCGTCGCTTACCGCAAGGGCCTCGGAGACATCGAAGGCTAA
- the frr gene encoding ribosome recycling factor: protein MADYSDKMNKAIEATEREFSKIRAGQASPAILNDVRIDYYGTPTPISQVAKVSVPEPRMLLVSPWEKTMVDPIEKAILAANIGLTPMKDGNCIRVSLPILTTERRQELAKIARKHAEEGRVAIRNIRRDANDALKKNKELPEDEVKKQQDEIQKATDKAIAQIDSLLAEKEADILKV from the coding sequence ATGGCAGATTATTCTGATAAAATGAACAAGGCCATTGAGGCCACCGAACGTGAATTCTCGAAGATCCGCGCAGGCCAGGCTAGCCCCGCTATCCTGAACGACGTGCGCATCGACTACTACGGTACGCCGACTCCGATTTCCCAGGTGGCTAAGGTTTCTGTGCCCGAACCGCGCATGCTGCTTGTGTCCCCGTGGGAAAAGACCATGGTCGACCCGATTGAAAAGGCTATCCTTGCTGCAAACATCGGCCTTACCCCGATGAAGGACGGCAACTGCATTCGCGTGAGCCTTCCGATTCTTACCACGGAACGCCGTCAGGAACTCGCAAAGATTGCACGCAAGCATGCCGAAGAAGGTCGTGTGGCAATCCGCAATATCCGCCGCGATGCTAACGACGCCCTCAAGAAGAACAAGGAACTGCCCGAAGACGAAGTCAAGAAACAGCAGGACGAAATCCAGAAGGCTACCGACAAGGCTATTGCCCAGATCGACAGCCTCCTCGCTGAAAAGGAAGCAGACATCCTCAAGGTGTAG
- the rimO gene encoding 30S ribosomal protein S12 methylthiotransferase RimO has translation MPTKKPKVFVVHLGCAKNQVDAENLVGEMLHAGFTTCDTAAKADYILVNTCGFIEAAKEESINAILAQINGKKPKQKLIVSGCLSGRYGDELVKELPEVDYWVGTYKPGELLKKMGIVAPATCDAENMARMNLGGFKHHAYLKIAEGCNRRCAYCAIPLIRGKQVSRSIEDIVEEAKELEKQGVQEITLIAQDTTYFGREKGKKGGTLAQLLKAILDNTSIPWIRTLYWYPMFVDDELLDLMANEPRLVKYVDMPIQHASDNVLKNMKRNYRKKELVDILHKIRERIPGVTLRTTVLVGFPGETHEDFEELMELLEDIQFDHLGGFVFSPEEGTPVMEMDLPAVDESEARARLDAVNDLQEELDAEHAEAMIGKTVRIIIDQVAEESEYHFYGRTEGNSMENDDIVKVLEGDADVGEFRDALVVDAEPHELIVKLV, from the coding sequence ATGCCTACTAAAAAGCCCAAAGTTTTCGTTGTCCACTTAGGATGTGCCAAGAACCAGGTCGATGCAGAAAACCTGGTCGGCGAGATGTTGCACGCCGGCTTTACCACCTGCGACACAGCCGCCAAGGCAGACTACATCCTGGTAAACACTTGTGGATTCATCGAAGCTGCCAAGGAAGAATCCATCAACGCGATTCTCGCACAAATTAACGGCAAAAAGCCCAAGCAGAAACTGATCGTTTCAGGTTGCCTTTCGGGTCGCTACGGAGACGAACTCGTAAAGGAGCTCCCGGAAGTCGATTACTGGGTAGGCACCTACAAACCGGGCGAACTTTTGAAGAAGATGGGCATTGTTGCCCCCGCCACTTGCGACGCCGAGAACATGGCCCGCATGAACCTGGGCGGATTCAAACACCACGCCTACCTGAAGATTGCCGAAGGCTGCAACCGCCGTTGCGCCTACTGTGCCATTCCGCTCATTCGCGGCAAGCAGGTTTCCCGCAGCATCGAAGACATCGTTGAAGAAGCCAAGGAACTTGAAAAGCAGGGCGTTCAGGAAATCACGCTCATCGCTCAAGACACGACTTACTTTGGTCGCGAAAAGGGCAAGAAGGGCGGCACGCTCGCCCAGCTTTTAAAGGCGATTCTTGACAACACGAGCATTCCGTGGATTCGCACGCTTTACTGGTACCCGATGTTCGTGGACGACGAACTTCTGGACCTGATGGCAAACGAACCGCGCCTTGTGAAATACGTGGACATGCCGATTCAGCATGCGAGCGACAACGTGCTCAAGAACATGAAGCGCAACTACCGCAAGAAAGAACTTGTCGATATTCTGCACAAGATTCGCGAGCGCATTCCGGGGGTAACGCTTCGCACCACGGTACTTGTCGGATTCCCCGGCGAAACCCACGAAGACTTTGAAGAACTGATGGAACTCTTGGAAGACATCCAGTTCGATCACTTGGGCGGATTCGTATTCAGCCCCGAAGAAGGCACGCCCGTGATGGAGATGGACTTGCCTGCAGTCGACGAAAGCGAAGCCCGCGCAAGGCTCGATGCCGTGAACGATTTGCAAGAAGAACTCGACGCCGAACACGCCGAGGCGATGATCGGCAAGACCGTTCGCATTATCATTGACCAAGTCGCCGAAGAAAGCGAATACCACTTCTATGGACGCACCGAAGGCAACTCCATGGAAAACGACGATATCGTGAAGGTGCTTGAAGGCGATGCCGACGTAGGCGAATTCCGCGACGCGCTCGTGGTAGACGCCGAGCCGCATGAGTTGATAGTTAAGTTGGTTTAA
- a CDS encoding Fic family protein, translating into MASFRKESHQEVFTELESIAKIQSVKSSNAIEGIITSDDRIAQIVNQNSAPLNHDEAEIAGYRDALSLIHTGYNDIPFSVQSMLSLHRTLLAQVAQSRGGVFKNEDNVILEIDKSGMRKIRFAPVRAAETQKAMEQLELAYMDAAADDSISKLLLIPCVMLDFLCIHPFRDGNGRMSRLLSLLLLYKNGYDVGKYISYEEQINKNKSWYYESLRESSVNWHESRNDYFPFVQHFLSMLYQCYQELDKRFATVNSNKITKSSRIEATVLNSLLPISKSEICKILPDVSPTTVEYVLGKMLKSGVVTTVGAGRGTKYLKK; encoded by the coding sequence ATGGCGTCGTTTCGCAAGGAATCCCATCAAGAAGTTTTCACGGAACTTGAATCCATTGCCAAGATCCAGTCCGTCAAAAGTTCAAATGCCATCGAGGGCATCATCACCAGCGATGATCGAATTGCGCAAATCGTGAACCAGAATAGCGCTCCGCTCAATCACGACGAAGCCGAAATTGCGGGTTATCGCGATGCGCTTTCGCTTATCCATACCGGTTATAATGATATTCCGTTTTCAGTGCAGAGCATGCTTTCTCTGCATCGGACACTCCTCGCGCAAGTGGCACAAAGTCGCGGAGGCGTGTTCAAGAACGAAGACAATGTGATTCTGGAAATTGACAAGTCGGGAATGCGCAAGATTCGTTTTGCGCCTGTGCGTGCTGCCGAAACGCAAAAGGCGATGGAACAGCTTGAACTCGCTTATATGGATGCGGCGGCTGATGACTCGATAAGCAAACTGTTGCTTATTCCATGCGTGATGCTTGACTTCCTGTGCATTCACCCTTTTAGGGACGGAAACGGCAGAATGTCGCGATTGCTTTCGCTACTTCTTTTGTACAAGAATGGCTACGATGTCGGTAAGTACATTTCTTACGAAGAGCAAATCAACAAGAACAAGTCGTGGTATTACGAATCGTTGCGGGAGTCTTCCGTGAATTGGCATGAAAGTCGCAATGACTATTTTCCGTTCGTTCAGCATTTCTTAAGCATGCTTTATCAGTGCTATCAAGAATTGGACAAACGCTTTGCAACGGTAAATTCAAACAAGATAACAAAGTCTTCTCGCATCGAGGCTACCGTATTGAATAGCCTTCTTCCGATATCGAAATCCGAGATATGCAAGATTCTTCCCGATGTCAGCCCGACTACTGTTGAATATGTTTTGGGAAAGATGCTGAAAAGTGGAGTCGTCACGACTGTCGGCGCCGGGCGTGGCACGAAGTATCTGAAGAAGTAA
- the purD gene encoding phosphoribosylamine--glycine ligase, whose translation MNILVVGSGGREHAIALAVKKSPLCDTLVCAPGNPGMANLGKCVPVDVADPKAIADLAVAEKIDLAIIGPEIPLVAGVVDEFRRRGLRAFGPTAAAAALEGSKAFSKDIMKKYNVPTAAFETFTDLASAKKFLAEHPAPIVVKASGLAAGKGAIVCMTDKEANDAVEEMLGDKAVFGESGKTVVIEEFMDGEEASIFVVCDGKDYVILSSAQDHKRVFDDDKGPNTGGMGAYSPAPVVTDALLDEVKAKIIEPTLKGMAAEGKPYTGVLYVGIMVTSKGPKVVEYNCRLGDPECQIVLPLYDGDVLALFDAAEKGELAKLGAPKAPKGSSAIVVLASAGYPGSYEKGKVVTGIEEAEKNGAQVLHAGTKMVDGKLVTNGGRVFGVVGHGATLQEALDIAYAACEKVQFEGKFYRKDIGKKGLARLANK comes from the coding sequence ATGAATATTCTCGTCGTTGGTAGCGGTGGTCGCGAACATGCCATCGCTCTTGCAGTCAAGAAGTCGCCGCTGTGCGACACTCTCGTGTGCGCTCCGGGCAACCCGGGCATGGCTAACCTCGGCAAGTGCGTGCCGGTGGATGTGGCCGACCCGAAGGCAATCGCCGACCTCGCCGTTGCCGAAAAGATCGACCTCGCGATTATCGGCCCTGAAATCCCGCTCGTCGCTGGCGTGGTGGATGAATTCCGCCGTCGCGGGCTCCGCGCTTTCGGCCCGACTGCGGCTGCTGCCGCGCTCGAAGGCTCCAAGGCCTTCAGTAAGGATATCATGAAGAAGTACAACGTGCCGACGGCAGCCTTCGAGACCTTCACCGATCTCGCCTCCGCGAAGAAGTTCCTTGCCGAACACCCGGCTCCAATCGTGGTGAAGGCGTCGGGCCTCGCAGCGGGCAAGGGCGCCATCGTCTGCATGACTGACAAGGAAGCGAACGACGCTGTTGAAGAAATGCTCGGCGACAAGGCCGTCTTCGGCGAATCCGGCAAGACGGTGGTGATCGAAGAATTCATGGATGGCGAAGAAGCCTCCATCTTCGTGGTTTGCGACGGCAAGGACTACGTGATTCTCTCCTCTGCCCAGGACCACAAGCGCGTCTTTGACGACGACAAGGGCCCGAACACCGGCGGAATGGGCGCCTACAGCCCGGCTCCGGTCGTCACCGATGCTCTCCTCGACGAAGTCAAGGCAAAGATTATCGAACCGACCCTCAAGGGTATGGCTGCCGAAGGCAAGCCCTACACGGGCGTGCTTTACGTGGGCATCATGGTCACGAGCAAGGGCCCGAAGGTCGTGGAATACAACTGCCGCCTCGGCGACCCCGAATGCCAGATTGTGCTCCCGCTCTACGATGGTGACGTGCTCGCCTTGTTCGACGCTGCCGAAAAGGGCGAACTCGCGAAACTCGGTGCCCCGAAGGCTCCGAAGGGCAGCTCCGCAATTGTCGTGCTTGCAAGCGCGGGCTATCCGGGCTCCTACGAAAAGGGCAAGGTTGTCACGGGTATCGAAGAAGCCGAAAAGAACGGCGCCCAGGTGCTCCATGCCGGTACCAAGATGGTGGACGGCAAGTTGGTGACTAACGGCGGTCGCGTGTTCGGCGTGGTCGGTCACGGTGCAACGCTCCAGGAAGCCTTGGACATCGCTTACGCCGCTTGCGAAAAGGTTCAGTTTGAAGGCAAGTTCTACCGCAAGGACATCGGCAAGAAGGGCCTTGCAAGACTCGCGAACAAGTAG
- a CDS encoding DUF3800 domain-containing protein, translating to MQQVNSLAEFIKIRELEAQLQSVSLCNEKWEFFFDETGNCRKFRLAKGGSFNNTNALSHYFILGGLAFDSKEDAQSCNPQSFINSLHLGTNFSELKSNMLCPADWAFENFIKHDRVSKLISWIYNSKACIHYSVENNLYFALVDIVDSLNLKAMYEYHLLLKDALYRAAKQHLDEFAEFLSNYDFPDISKTELFWKNLTYLLDDFAQNDSILANDSWFTILRSMVRDNARHPAQQENTLITNNEKYELQDSYLPFYQRHCYTFLYSYHNFDEEKTIISQMKLFPFENYQFLDSKNEPLIQVSDCFVSTLSKILFFFDSKSLNEIEIYSKVMDAKSKENYRKLFDVIMRSQKKSPFLTHSANAVSVMEDHAQKWELVIK from the coding sequence ATGCAACAAGTAAATAGTCTTGCCGAATTTATAAAAATACGTGAACTCGAAGCGCAATTACAAAGCGTAAGTCTTTGTAACGAAAAATGGGAGTTTTTCTTTGATGAAACAGGTAATTGCAGAAAATTTCGATTAGCGAAAGGAGGTTCATTTAACAATACAAATGCTCTGTCCCATTACTTCATTTTGGGAGGCCTAGCATTTGACTCAAAAGAAGACGCCCAGAGTTGCAACCCGCAATCATTCATCAATTCCTTGCATCTTGGAACCAATTTTTCAGAACTAAAATCAAACATGTTGTGCCCTGCTGATTGGGCCTTTGAAAACTTTATTAAGCATGATAGAGTATCAAAGCTAATCAGCTGGATATACAACTCAAAAGCATGTATTCATTATTCCGTCGAAAACAACCTATACTTCGCTTTAGTTGATATAGTTGATTCTTTGAATTTAAAAGCGATGTACGAATATCATTTACTACTAAAAGATGCTCTATACAGGGCAGCGAAACAACATCTTGATGAATTTGCTGAATTTTTGTCAAATTATGATTTTCCAGACATTTCTAAAACGGAACTGTTTTGGAAGAACTTAACCTATCTTCTTGACGACTTTGCTCAAAATGATAGCATTCTTGCAAATGACTCCTGGTTTACCATATTAAGGTCTATGGTTAGAGATAACGCAAGACATCCTGCACAACAAGAGAATACTTTAATTACGAATAACGAGAAATATGAATTGCAAGACTCTTACCTTCCATTCTATCAAAGGCATTGCTACACATTTCTTTACTCTTACCACAATTTCGACGAGGAAAAAACAATCATTTCCCAAATGAAATTGTTCCCTTTTGAGAACTACCAGTTTCTTGACTCAAAAAACGAGCCACTGATACAAGTTTCCGATTGTTTCGTTTCTACGCTGTCAAAAATCCTTTTCTTTTTTGATTCTAAGTCACTAAACGAAATAGAAATATACTCAAAAGTAATGGACGCAAAATCAAAGGAAAACTACAGAAAGCTTTTTGACGTCATCATGCGGTCACAAAAGAAAAGTCCTTTCCTAACCCACAGCGCCAATGCAGTTTCAGTCATGGAAGACCATGCACAAAAATGGGAACTTGTAATAAAATAG
- a CDS encoding phosphatidate cytidylyltransferase — MSNLAQRVITAVVAIPIVFFLLWFSDYSRIGLMCFLAGVGAWEWAGMACKMYKGPDTRYLSFAASLALTLAWALSKGGYFGMPAVPYVVGMTFLVIFAIYIGLAYAKVEIDHLFPWLVMQLGAPLYVGLWGGMNVMMMGNGQGFEHCYPFILVMTSCWLCDTVAYFFGKFAAGKGPFGRHPFAPSISPKKTWEGSVAGSIATIAWVTYWAKCSSALSVFGAEINWGSAIVIGLLLTVAGQVGDLLMSALKRWSGTKDSGNLFVGHGGVLDRCDSFYLAAPALYLFMDFLQKLG, encoded by the coding sequence ATGAGTAATCTTGCGCAGCGTGTAATTACGGCGGTTGTCGCCATTCCTATCGTGTTCTTTTTGCTGTGGTTCAGCGACTACAGCCGTATTGGACTGATGTGCTTTTTGGCCGGTGTCGGCGCCTGGGAATGGGCCGGCATGGCTTGCAAAATGTACAAGGGTCCCGATACTCGTTACCTTTCGTTCGCCGCTTCCTTGGCCCTGACGCTCGCTTGGGCGCTTTCCAAGGGTGGCTATTTTGGAATGCCTGCCGTGCCGTATGTGGTGGGCATGACCTTCCTCGTGATTTTTGCGATTTACATTGGCTTGGCGTATGCCAAGGTTGAAATTGATCACCTGTTCCCGTGGCTTGTGATGCAGCTGGGTGCCCCGCTCTATGTGGGCCTCTGGGGTGGCATGAACGTGATGATGATGGGCAACGGCCAGGGCTTTGAACATTGCTATCCGTTCATTTTAGTCATGACTTCGTGCTGGCTTTGCGATACCGTCGCCTATTTCTTCGGTAAATTCGCCGCTGGCAAGGGTCCTTTCGGTCGCCATCCGTTTGCACCGAGCATTAGCCCGAAAAAGACCTGGGAAGGTTCTGTCGCGGGTTCCATTGCGACGATTGCTTGGGTGACTTATTGGGCCAAGTGCAGCTCGGCACTCTCCGTTTTCGGTGCCGAAATCAACTGGGGTTCTGCTATCGTTATCGGCTTGCTCTTGACGGTGGCCGGTCAGGTGGGCGACCTCCTGATGTCAGCCCTGAAGCGCTGGAGCGGTACCAAGGATTCCGGCAACCTGTTTGTCGGCCACGGAGGCGTGCTCGACCGCTGCGATTCCTTCTACCTCGCAGCCCCCGCCCTCTACCTGTTCATGGATTTCCTCCAGAAACTCGGCTAG
- a CDS encoding TIGR03905 family TSCPD domain-containing protein: MEETFKTRGVCATTIQFTRDGDKIRNIRFTGGCNGNLKAIAKLCEGMSAEDIAAKLLGNTCGGKPTSCADQLARAVLGKEA, from the coding sequence ATGGAAGAGACTTTCAAGACCAGAGGCGTTTGCGCGACAACAATCCAGTTTACGCGCGACGGTGACAAAATCAGAAACATCCGCTTTACGGGCGGATGCAACGGCAATCTGAAAGCGATTGCCAAACTTTGCGAAGGCATGAGCGCCGAAGATATCGCGGCGAAGCTCTTGGGCAACACCTGCGGCGGGAAGCCGACTTCGTGCGCCGACCAGTTGGCCCGCGCCGTACTCGGGAAAGAAGCTTAA
- a CDS encoding DUF3108 domain-containing protein translates to MVRNSTKFSFKIAALVAVFVAVCFASEPNLPEVDAPWMKGEKLTFSLGWGFITAGSATLEVRPTLDGKTEFLTYATGNKTINKIYPVNDTVYTRVRNKGLMTEVFRKRLHEGTFHNTSVIRFDRKGEKAWLSDTVFTDMKTRKVKRSADTAVTIQGAEHSIMSAFYLVRTLPLKVGETSRFSAVSGKKRYELKVIVHGRETVKSVLGEVPCIKVEPVLDGDGIFVSKGRIFIWLTDDERRIPVLMECEIALGSIKAKLLEAK, encoded by the coding sequence GTGGTTAGGAATAGTACAAAGTTCAGCTTCAAGATCGCCGCACTTGTGGCGGTCTTTGTTGCTGTATGTTTCGCGAGCGAACCGAACTTGCCCGAAGTGGATGCCCCATGGATGAAAGGCGAAAAGCTGACTTTCAGCCTCGGTTGGGGTTTCATTACGGCAGGTTCTGCAACGCTTGAAGTTCGCCCGACTTTAGATGGCAAGACTGAGTTCTTGACGTATGCGACGGGCAACAAGACAATCAATAAAATCTATCCGGTTAACGATACGGTCTACACTCGCGTGCGCAACAAGGGGCTCATGACCGAAGTGTTCCGCAAGCGCTTGCATGAGGGCACGTTCCACAATACCTCGGTGATCCGCTTTGACCGCAAGGGCGAAAAGGCCTGGCTTTCGGACACGGTATTCACTGACATGAAGACTCGCAAGGTCAAGCGTTCTGCCGATACGGCTGTCACAATCCAGGGCGCAGAACACAGCATCATGTCGGCGTTCTACCTGGTGCGTACACTCCCGCTCAAGGTGGGCGAGACCTCCCGTTTTTCGGCGGTGAGCGGCAAAAAGCGTTACGAACTTAAGGTCATTGTGCATGGTCGCGAAACGGTCAAAAGCGTCCTTGGCGAAGTCCCCTGTATCAAGGTGGAACCCGTGCTGGATGGTGACGGAATTTTCGTGTCCAAGGGCCGCATTTTCATCTGGTTGACCGATGACGAACGCCGCATTCCGGTCCTTATGGAATGTGAAATCGCGCTGGGTTCTATCAAGGCGAAATTGCTTGAGGCCAAATAA